The Gemmatimonas aurantiaca T-27 DNA segment CCGCTCCCCCGCTTCGCCCAGTGATGCATTGCGCGCCTCGCGCTCGAGATAGTTGATGCCAAGCCGAGGAGCTGGCACCGGTACGGCGCGCTCGTAGGTACGCCCCGCTCGCGGTTCACGAACCGGCGGTGGCACGAGAATGTCTTCAAGATCGCGCCATGGCGTTGTCACGGAGGCGACGGCCATCACCGCCGTTTCGGCTGCTGCAACAACAGGGGCATCCATCGACAACCGGAGAATGACCTCGGTGCGCAGGCGATCCTGGTAGTTGGCGCGCGGCTTGTAGCCGTCGATGTAGGGGAAGCCTTCCTCGATCAGGACCGCGCTGATGTTCTGATGCTTGAATTCGATGGCGCCTGCCGAGCGTCCATTCAGCAGTTCCTGCAATCGACGATTGTGCTCGCGCTTGCTGAACGGCTCGCCGCGCAGCTCATGCCCGAGCATCGCAAAATAGTCCGCCACGATCGCGGCGACTTCAGCCTGGGACCAGTCTTCAGCCACGGATGGAATGCGGGGCGAGGTAAGCGCGGTCCATCAGGAGTCGTCGTGCCCGTCGCTACGCATCCCGGCAGGTCCGGGCGCAAGCTCGTCGCTCGGATGGCCTGCAACGGTCACGAGCCTCGCCTTGTCGGAATGCTTGGACTGCTGGTGGCTGCCCCGGGTTCTCACGAGAAACCACCCATCGTCCGTCAACAGCCGAAGCGCATCCCGTACTCGCATGCCGAAAGATCGGACCGCGAGTCGCCACCGGCAAGCGCGAGGACGCGACCTCTCACCGCGGTGTTGGTCCGCTTGCGTCACTCAAAGGCGTGGTGCGCGGGAGCGCCTGACCGTTAGAGTGCGCCATACGCGGCCGCCAGGGTGAGCATGCGCCCGACG contains these protein-coding regions:
- a CDS encoding DUF3883 domain-containing protein, which gives rise to MAEDWSQAEVAAIVADYFAMLGHELRGEPFSKREHNRRLQELLNGRSAGAIEFKHQNISAVLIEEGFPYIDGYKPRANYQDRLRTEVILRLSMDAPVVAAAETAVMAVASVTTPWRDLEDILVPPPVREPRAGRTYERAVPVPAPRLGINYLEREARNASLGEAGERFVLEIEHRRLWEAGAKHLAERIEHVAKTKGDGLGYDIASFDPDGSERLIEVKTTTFGAMTPFFATAREVAVSNDQPHQYRLYRLFKFRTEPKVFVLPGSLRQSCVLDPVQFRATLA
- a CDS encoding type II toxin-antitoxin system HicA family toxin; amino-acid sequence: MRVRDALRLLTDDGWFLVRTRGSHQQSKHSDKARLVTVAGHPSDELAPGPAGMRSDGHDDS